The following are encoded in a window of Streptomyces sp. 11x1 genomic DNA:
- a CDS encoding RES family NAD+ phosphorylase, whose protein sequence is MARGAKLPEKGTANARKAVRRAGEVFYRVHSRRRRAHHFNPEPQDHHFGGGRFDSTPNDSYAYLYAAPKPETAIIERFVRTLRFDGQGNSRVLPRKELDGRLLSQVRLTRDVELVSLSSIVHLNAVQQSDWWLVESDPTEYAFTRRWGHWLRGEADWADGFVWRSRLDGPNESLVLFGSAAENDLLTETDEPPRILDDADGLNWLAETLEDYRVEIGTVDPAPGIGS, encoded by the coding sequence ATGGCTCGTGGAGCGAAACTGCCCGAGAAGGGCACGGCGAACGCCAGGAAGGCGGTCCGCCGGGCGGGGGAGGTCTTCTACCGGGTGCACTCACGGCGGCGCCGGGCGCACCACTTCAACCCGGAGCCGCAGGACCACCACTTCGGCGGCGGTCGCTTCGACAGCACTCCGAACGATTCCTACGCGTACCTCTACGCGGCCCCCAAACCCGAGACCGCGATCATCGAGAGGTTCGTGCGCACCCTGCGCTTCGACGGCCAGGGCAACTCCCGCGTCCTGCCGCGGAAGGAACTGGACGGCAGACTCCTGTCCCAGGTGCGGCTCACCCGGGACGTCGAACTGGTCTCCCTGAGCAGCATCGTCCACCTCAACGCCGTGCAGCAGAGCGACTGGTGGCTGGTGGAGTCCGACCCCACGGAGTACGCGTTCACCCGGCGCTGGGGGCACTGGCTGCGCGGCGAGGCGGACTGGGCGGACGGCTTCGTCTGGCGGTCGCGGCTGGACGGCCCCAACGAGTCCCTGGTCCTCTTCGGGTCCGCCGCCGAGAACGACCTGCTGACGGAGACCGACGAGCCGCCGAGGATCCTCGACGACGCGGACGGTCTGAACTGGCTGGCCGAGACCCTGGAGGACTACCGCGTCGAGATCGGGACGGTCGACCCCGCGCCGGGCATCGGCTCCTGA